Genomic segment of Camelus bactrianus isolate YW-2024 breed Bactrian camel chromosome 33, ASM4877302v1, whole genome shotgun sequence:
CCatatattccacaaatattttcctTGCTGTATTATTATGAAAACAATTCAATACATTAATATGACTTTTCAATAATTAGTAATTTTAGCTTGAACTGAAAATTATGCAGAAGGACTGAGCTTGTCACAAGGGACCATCATCAGTATGAGCCACATCTGGTTCAAATACATGAAACTTCAAAGATAATTCATTCTTTGCTAATGCTATGGCTCTGTTGTTcccttgaaaggaaaataaaaagttgcaTTCTAATAAAAATTGTTCTGAGTTTAAAATCAATCTGTGCTATAATCTAAATCTGGATTCAGTCTATTTCTCTTACCAGAACTGAAAGAATGAAAGTTAGAAATAGTATTTTGGTTCAAATtagattgtttaaaaattaaactgtattTTTCAATCTGTCTGGTCTAATATTTTTGATCTATTGctaattatttttcacattagATGATGTAAGACCAGGAACAGCTCTGTACACGTAAGCTCTTATAAGATACGTTTTGAGTTTATAGAACTGATAAAAATGTAAGGACTGAGTTTAGGAGGATATAATCTAACGCTTTAGGCTCCAGAAGTTACAAGAAGCACCTCTTGTTGAGGTGTGGCTCTATTATTTTACTCCATTCTGAGGTTTGGGGGTGAAGTTCAGGTATCCCAAGGCATGGTGGATACGAGGAGCTGACCAGCACAACAGGACAGGAATGTGTTGCAAGGAACACTCATCACCCAGCAATGCACAAGTTCTAGGATACATAGGAAGATAAACACTACTGATTACTGACCTCTAAAACCTACGTTTGTAGAAAAATCTGGTATCTAAAGCAAGGATAATTAATGTCCACCtcaaataatttttagttttgaagaagaaaaatcttgGTAAGATTCAAATTTGAACTACTCCACAGTTCATTTTTAGTTAATGCTCTTCCTGGACAAAGTTTTGCTTTTGTAGGGAAGGGGAAGTGGAGATGTTATAATAAAGTAAAAGTATTATGGAAAATAACTAGGATATAAGTTTAACATGTTAACATTAAGCACGTTAGATTTTATCATCATTGTATTAATGAGCGCACAATTGCACAGCTGCTTACATAAGTAACACCTAAGTGCCAAGAGTTTAAGAGTAGCGATTCACCCAGTTCTACACAGTTAGGTGTGGAAATTTCTAGGAAATACGTTTTGACTGATTTCATAGAAGAAAAGGTGAAAGCATTCCAAGTTTTTTGAGGGATAAAAAGAATATAACAGGTTTGTTAATTTTAGGAACTCATACAGTTCTAGAAAATTTTCAGATGATAAATTATCCTATTGCTAGAAAAATTCAAATCCAGGTTagatttaagaaaattatatttgtctttaattGTCTATCAATTTATTTCTATTACACATACATTGGTTCctcaaattaaaaagttttaaagttagTAAGAACTTTATTTAAGTACCTTATGTTGAGTTAAAAACTAATACAAAGAAGGTGTTTTGTATCTAGAAAAGACTAAGGGATGTTTAAGGTTTGATACGAATGTTGCTTACTTGGTGTATAAATTGGAAAGTTGATGCTTTTGTATTGAACAACCATCTGACAACTTAGATGAATGGGAGTTATAAAGTACATCACTtcggtatttaaaaaaaaatcattttcttaggCGAAAGGCACTTGTCCCAAAGTCACCTCCTTTTTCTTAAATTAGAATTGGATGTATTTTGTGTCTTACATGTAATAACATCCAATTACTGTTACTGCATCATTGTATCCAATCCTTAGACAAGTCCATATCTGTTATTAAACGGTAGGCCTGGGTAGCTTGGACTCCTGCTAGAGCACAGAGGTACACAAAAGCAAAAGTTTGCATATTGTCAAATTGGCCCTGTATCTTTATTGCTGGAGGAAACTTTCACTGCTATGGCCCATCTTGGTAATAAAAAATTTCTTGTGCACTCTGGGATTTATTTATTCCTGATAACAAAAATTGACTAGAgacaaaatttttctttcaactaGTAAACCAAGAATTCTCACATGTTATTGGAAACAAATAGACTTTTCCCAAATGATATTTAAGTTACTTAAGACCATTACAAATATCTTTAAGACAAATATATCCTAGCAATACtgtttttttagcttttttttttttaacgtttctaTTTTTATGGAAGGGAGgcagttaggtttatttttatttatttatttaatggcactggggattgaacctgagacctcatgcatgttaagcatgcactgtaccactgagatataccctcccaaCCCCGTAGTTTCTTCTAGATGCCAAGTTTGAGAAGgagaaagagttttaaaaaaaaaaaaaaacccaacaacagtAACAGCTAATGTCATCAAAAGGAACtcagaaaaatatgaaagtaGTGTTTAAGCTAAATTTCTTTACCCATAATGAAGGTCCTATAATTCACATGACTTTAACACTAAAAATCTAAAATCCATGACGCTCTTGACTTATACCAATGGCATTGTGACGATTAATGTAGCTTTTTCTTTGATAAATTTTGCTGTCGTCATTTCAGTATCCACAGGTTCTGGAAGATTCAGGTGTAATCTGTACTTCTCAGAGACCTCGATCAATAAATCATCCTACAAATAGTAAGACGAGAGATTTTACAAgactaaaatagaaatatatttcctGGTTTAAGGTGTTATTGGATTATTGTTCCCAGTTACTCACTTTTCTCATAACAAAAGGATCCCATTTATTATCATGTGACTTGTACTGAGCAATAAAGTGCTGTTGTCAATCACTGAGATTTGAGGTTGTATATTGCTGCTCAATACATCAAAAGTTAACTGACATGGTACCAGAAGATGGGTATTGCCATCCTAAGTTATGTGGCATTGACTTTGGGGCTAACCCGCAAACAGCAGGTAAACATTGGAGACTGGAAAGATGTTGATCCATGTATTATGCTGACAAAGCCCTTTATAAAACTGTAACAATAATCTGGAAGACAATGTTTaggtaaagaagtggggaaacagGAATGTTAGCATGCACTGGTTCTGTTGGTCACATTTATCAAGGTACTACAAAAAGATGAGCTGAGAAAAGAAGTTCCCAGTTTGCAAGTAGAATTGAAAGGGAATATACAGAAATTCTAAAACTTGAGGAATGAAAAATccaactaatttttcttttcaactagTAAAGGATAAAAttgagaaatgaatttttttatcaACAAAGGCTGATTAAGACTGCCTAGAAGCAAAGATTAAATCACACATCTTTCTACCCTTTGTTGAAACTTGATTAAGGTGGACCTTATTAAATCCTTACATTTGGCCACATGACAGCAATCAAATCAAAAGAGACAGGCTGTTGAAAAATGGACATGTCTAAAAAAGAATTGTGAGCTGCAGCACCGACTGGAATCAAAGGAATAAAGTGCAACCAGCCTGGACTAAAACTCGTTTAAAATGAACTTTGACCCCAACATTCCACAGGCAGGACACCGCTGAGTAAGCGGCTCGGCACCTAATGAAGGCACATTTTCCAATGCTCTTGTCAGATGTGGCTAAGGTAGACTATGTGCTTCCAGTGACCACCTGTGAGAAGAATGTTCCCCAGCCCTGTCAGCATAGGACTTGGCCTGGTGACTTATTTGATCAATACAACGTGAGTAAAAGTCATATATGCCTTATCTGAGAGGAAGCTTTAGGGTCCACTGCGTGGTCTGgacatttctatttttccttcttccatgAGAATGGCGTATCTCAGATGGGAACTGTGCCTTCACCTGAGTATTGAAATGTGCAGCACTCATGGAACAGAGCAGGCCTAGCTGCCATGTAACATGAGCAAAGTATTTTAAGCCACTGCGATTTTGGACTTTGTTATTACAGCATAATATAACGAATGCTGACTGATACAAATTTACAGTATTATCTATTCAACTTACCTCAGAAACACTAAGGTCACAGAGAGAGACTGAATTAACACCTGGTAATTCAACTTTTAATTCAATTTTCagaggtttctcattctgatctGCCACAATTTTTAATTCATAGGCTGGTCTCTTCATCTCCACTTGGATCTCCGTACTGGAAATCTCTTCTATCAGACGTTCTGTTTTACCTGAAGCTTGGCTTTGGGGCAGTAAAAGTTGAGGAAACTGATCTGCATTGCTCACAGTACTGCTTCTTATCTGTTCAAGGGTTAGTTCTTTatgaaaagaagaggaggagatgaAATCACAAAATTAACAACATGAAATACTATCAGGTGGTAAGCTGTAAAGATGTAGTGTTAGCCAAGATGGCAGATAAAGCTACAGCTAAATTAGCTTGAGAATCTTAAATCAAAAGACTCTTAAACCAAAGAAACTAGTTAAAAAATTTGTAGGATTTAAACATCTTTAAGGGCATGCTAATATTTCTAGTatctaaactttatttttttatcttgtttctcatcttttaaaatcaagacttctgataaacaacaaggtcctactggagctatattcaatatcttgtataacctataatgcaaaagaatctgaaaaagaatatatgtataacttaatcactgtgctgtacaccagaaactaacacaacattgtaaattgactatcctataattaaaaacaaaaaataaatttaaaaaatcaagacttACAGTTTGCAAAACGTACACAGGatgcaaaaaaatgttttaaataagtctatttttccatttattattaACTTACCCTTTCTCATTTGCTCTCTTAAATCTGTGGGACCAGTTTGGATTCTCATCAGATTTTGTTTCATTCTGTGAATGCTTCCTTTTATTCTAAATTTGGCAATGTGGTAAGAGTTTGAGAGAGTGAATTGAAGTTGTTGCTCAATGCATTTCATGGCCATCCGTATTAATTGATCTCTTTTGACTTGGTCCTTTTCTGCTGCCTGGAGAACATCAGGATTGTAGGCCACATCGATGACTGTGTAAACATCTGTGTGTGTAATTCAGAGGGTGTGAAATGAAGATGAATTCCTTCACTAACGATATCATCAGGTAATATACGAAGCCATATCCTAATAAAGCTGCAAAAAGTGTAAATTCTATTCCTATATTTTTCAGAGGTAATCACGATGGTGCTATATACACAAAATTTCCAATTAGGGAATTTCTTGGCATTTTATATGGGTTAGGGTTAGCTCATATTATTAGAGAGTTAAACAGTATTCAGTTTTCATAAAGGAACACTTATTAGTCATTAACTACATTATGACCAAATAAAATAAGGAATGCCTTTTGCCAAATAAAATCTGGTCCATGCTTATttctaataaaatgtttaaaatgtgccTTGTCTCCCATAACTCTACGTACCTGATGCTTCAGACATATCTTCTGGTCTGCCAACACTTAGAGGTACTGGGTGAGTGGTTGACTGGGGAGCTGGGATCCTTTTCCACTGACATAGGTTGATaaaaagtgttttttcttttggtttctagaAAGCAAACAATTTTGCATATCTCAAaacctagtttttaaaaattttaaataatattctaaaGGTAACTCATCCCAGAATTTGAAGAGTGAGAATTTTAGGCTCTAAGTAAGTCATTCCATGTATTAAACTGCGTTtgaaaaactgtaagaaattatAGTGCTACCTGATTTTCCCAAAGATGCTGGTTCTTCAATC
This window contains:
- the PIH1D2 gene encoding PIH1 domain-containing protein 2, yielding MESSSKGLLTQVTQFWNLLDDLAENNPESYEKFIQQQLKEGKQLCVAPEPQLCLQTKILKPKEKTLFINLCQWKRIPAPQSTTHPVPLSVGRPEDMSEASDVYTVIDVAYNPDVLQAAEKDQVKRDQLIRMAMKCIEQQLQFTLSNSYHIAKFRIKGSIHRMKQNLMRIQTGPTDLREQMRKELTLEQIRSSTVSNADQFPQLLLPQSQASGKTERLIEEISSTEIQVEMKRPAYELKIVADQNEKPLKIELKVELPGVNSVSLCDLSVSEDDLLIEVSEKYRLHLNLPEPVDTEMTTAKFIKEKATLIVTMPLV